In Triticum aestivum cultivar Chinese Spring chromosome 5B, IWGSC CS RefSeq v2.1, whole genome shotgun sequence, the following proteins share a genomic window:
- the LOC123117282 gene encoding uncharacterized protein: protein MPPPPPVLLDELVEEVLLRIPPDEPACLVHASAVCKPWRRILAGRRFRRRYCEFHGTPPILGLFHQRVRFVPTSALLPAHSGLPDWFTMDCRHGRALFAHIANDESTLDLIVLDPVTGHQRRVPWPHDDWTKCSAAVLCAVQGCDHHSCQDGHFFVAFVVTKKRKVSLGWLYSSETRMWSNLNSLHHPNVKFTNDFGESSVLLGDALYFNGGRIMECQLGTLRLSLFEKPIDRYGILMTAEDGRLGFAAVVDVTNLTLWSREAGPEGAMGWTTLRVIDLKMLLPHDNLSIRSFETTEYIPTFGGAVYEFRCPWVSGFAEGTQIIFITTSVGSYMVDLKTGRVSKVSDPGRLFFPFMSFYIPAMEAASTSQGQ from the exons atgccgccgccgccgccggtgctgCTGGACGAGCTCGTCGAGGAGGTGCTCCTCCGCATTCCGCCGGACGAGCCCGCATGCCTCGTGCACGCCTCCGCCGTCTGCAAGCCCTGGCGCCGCATCCTCGCCGGCCGGCGCTTTCGCCGCCGCTACTGCGAGTTCCACGGAACGCCTCCCATCCTGGGACTCTTCCATCAGCGCGTCCGCTTCGTCCCCACCTCCGCCCTCCTCCCCGCCCATTCCGGCCTCCCCGACTGGTTTACCATGGACTGCCGCCACGGCCGCGCCCTCTTCGCCCACATCGCCAACGACGAGAGCACCCTTGACCTCATCGTGTTGGACCCTGTGACGGGCCACCAGCGCCGCGTGCCCTGGCCCCATGACGACTGGACCAAGTGCAGTGCGGCGGTGCTCTGCGCCGTACAAGGCTGCGACCACCACAGTTGCCAAGACGGCCATTTCTTTGTGGCCTTCGTCGTGACCAAAAAGAGAAAAGTCTCATTGGGCTGGCTCTACTCATCCGAGACTCGCATGTGGAGCAACCTCAATTCTCTTCATCACCCCAATGTCAAATTTACCAATGACTTTGGTGAGTCTAGCGTCCTTTTGGGCGACGCTCTCTACTTCAATGGTGGTCGCATCATGGAGTGCCAACTTGGTACGCTCCGCCTGTCATTGTTCGAGAAGCCAATCGATCGCTATGGGATTCTCATGACAGCGGAGGACGGTAGGCTGGGATTCGCTGCTGTGGTGGATGTTACAAATCTAACACTCTGGTCGAGGGAGGCCGGACCCGAGGGAGCCATGGGATGGACAACACTCAGGGTAATTGATCTTAAGATGCTACTCCCTCATGACAACCTCTCGATCAGAAGTTTCGAAACAACTGAATATATCCCAACATTTGGAGGTGCGGTCTATGAGTTTCGGTGTCCTTGGGTGAGTGGCTTCGCGGAGGGCACACAGATCATTTTTATTACCACAAGTGTTGGTTCCTACATGGTCGATCTCAAGACAGGGCGAGTCAGCAAGGTGTCTGATCCTGGCAGACTATTCTTTCCCTTCATGAGCTTCTACATCCCAG CAATGGAAGCAGCTTCTACAAGCCAGGGGCAATGA
- the LOC123113802 gene encoding uncharacterized protein isoform X1: MWNGTSMRWGCLHLRPTLPCGSLSCQPTVMDAVARTTGSPLVRFDQRMDVFAETKLQRDGIELSTGFRVIKVSDDLIAVKYKSSGGESLVPYGMVVNISSNYRCSFVFGCMIGGRTCRTRSMCRWCTRRCRQEGGAGGVRGSQLQWRRTRSTRRAS, translated from the exons ATGTGGAACGGGACGTCCATGAGATGGGGCTGCCTTCACCTCCGCCCCACCCTTCCATGTGGCTCGCTCAGCTGCCAGCCGACCGTGATGGATGCGGTGGCGAGGACGACCGGCAGCCCCCTGGTGAG GTTTGACCAAAGGATGGATGTGTTTGCTGAAACAAAGTTGCAAAGAGATGGCATCGAGTTGAGTACAGGATTCAGAGTGATAAAGGTCTCTGATGATTTGATTGCAGTGAAGTACAAATCATCTGGTGGAGAATCATTGGTGCCATATGGGATGGTCGTTAACATCTCATCGAACTATCGGTGTTCCTTTGTTTTTGGATGCATGATCGGAGGACGAACCTGTCGTACTCGCAGCATGTGTCGCTGGTGTACACGCCGGTGCCGCCAAGAAG GAGGAGCAGGTGGTGTACGAGGCAGCCAG TTGCAATGGAGGAGGACGAGATCCACGAGGAGGGCTTCCTAG
- the LOC123113802 gene encoding uncharacterized protein isoform X2, whose translation MHDRRTNLSYSQHVSLVYTPVPPRRRSRWCTRQPVAMEEDEIHEEGFLEISQHLQMLQQGEEKFGAEQYEKAAAGGGGFEGGFENPIEDIFGSLMTVLAE comes from the exons ATGCATGATCGGAGGACGAACCTGTCGTACTCGCAGCATGTGTCGCTGGTGTACACGCCGGTGCCGCCAAGAAG GAGGAGCAGGTGGTGTACGAGGCAGCCAG TTGCAATGGAGGAGGACGAGATCCACGAGGAGGGCTTCCTAGAGATATCACAACATCTCCAAATGTTACAACAAGGAGAAGAAAAG TTTGGTGCTGAACAATATGAGAAAGCTGCTGCTGGAGGTGGTGGATTCGAGGGCGGTTTTGAAAATCCTATTGAGGATATTTTTGGTTCTCTTATGACCGTACTGGCAGAATGA